One part of the Anaeromyxobacter sp. Fw109-5 genome encodes these proteins:
- a CDS encoding ATP-binding protein: MSAPGSTSGGGISLRTRVYLLMGIGIFFPIVLMAAAGLYWIRGFDERILVGRSAAAGAVAAHFDEGLTADLESLQRLASALSAGFGDADHAEEQRLVRAAHESLRYRETIFVLDREQHLLAHEPTGTLTEVPEAARPLVEEVLATGRPRMSGLSLDARGAVVHELVPVRSWTGEVVGVVGGTFRPDRRDFGRMLQHLRRGRSGFADLVDGSGLVVASSDRGRAGKPAGCGGGLRSLMSDRRTTSVSCRGCHQDRSVPELGGEALPDDELLTFAPLGSAPWAVVVRQAIGEALPTQGSLPWYVVGIGLLLQLALVGTFAWGAALSVTRPVGVLTFEAERIARGELDWPIPDLGSDEVGRLGGALERMRGALRGTLAQLAEANVGLEQRVQERTRELNEALARVRERDADRSQLLRKVITAQEDERKRIARELHDETTQSLAVLAMGLEAAQDALRTGLTPRLDEVKAVALRTLEDVHRLILDLRPSVLDDLGLFSAIQWYAERSLETRGISVRCEFGELDRRLPPELETALFRMCQEAMSNVARHAQASAVLVQVGVENGAIQIDIEDDGRGFDVEAAARREGRRPWGLLGIRERAEILGGSARIDSAPGQGTRVQVRVPLPPAEPAQADGAKEGRGGVVA, encoded by the coding sequence GTGAGCGCGCCGGGATCGACCTCCGGCGGGGGGATCTCGCTCCGCACCCGCGTGTACCTGCTCATGGGCATCGGGATCTTCTTCCCGATCGTGCTCATGGCGGCGGCGGGCCTCTACTGGATCCGGGGCTTCGACGAGCGGATCCTCGTGGGGCGCAGCGCGGCCGCGGGCGCGGTGGCGGCGCACTTCGACGAGGGGCTCACGGCGGACCTCGAGTCGCTGCAGCGGCTCGCGTCGGCGCTCTCGGCCGGGTTCGGCGACGCCGACCACGCCGAGGAGCAGCGCCTCGTCCGGGCGGCCCACGAGTCGCTCCGCTATCGCGAGACGATCTTCGTGCTCGACCGCGAGCAGCACCTGCTCGCTCACGAGCCCACCGGCACCCTCACCGAGGTGCCCGAGGCGGCGCGACCGCTCGTGGAGGAGGTGCTCGCGACCGGTCGCCCCCGCATGTCGGGACTCTCCCTCGACGCGCGGGGAGCCGTGGTCCACGAGCTCGTCCCGGTGCGGAGCTGGACCGGGGAGGTGGTCGGCGTCGTCGGCGGCACCTTCCGCCCGGATCGCCGCGACTTCGGCCGGATGCTGCAGCACCTGCGCCGCGGCCGGAGCGGCTTCGCCGACCTGGTGGACGGGAGCGGCCTGGTGGTCGCGTCGAGCGACCGCGGGCGCGCCGGGAAGCCGGCCGGTTGCGGCGGCGGTCTCCGCAGCCTCATGTCGGACCGCCGCACCACCAGCGTCAGCTGCCGGGGGTGCCACCAGGACCGCAGCGTGCCCGAGCTCGGGGGCGAGGCCCTGCCGGACGACGAGCTGCTCACCTTCGCCCCGCTCGGCAGCGCGCCGTGGGCGGTAGTCGTCCGGCAGGCCATCGGGGAGGCGCTGCCGACGCAGGGATCGCTGCCCTGGTACGTCGTCGGCATCGGCCTGCTGCTCCAGCTCGCGCTGGTCGGCACGTTCGCCTGGGGCGCGGCGCTGAGCGTCACGCGGCCGGTGGGCGTGCTCACCTTCGAGGCGGAGCGGATCGCCCGGGGAGAGCTCGATTGGCCCATCCCGGACCTCGGCTCCGACGAGGTGGGCCGCCTCGGGGGGGCGCTCGAGCGGATGCGCGGGGCGCTGCGCGGGACGCTCGCGCAGCTCGCGGAGGCGAACGTCGGGCTCGAGCAGCGCGTGCAGGAGCGGACCCGGGAGCTGAACGAGGCGCTCGCCCGGGTGCGCGAGCGGGACGCGGATCGCTCCCAGCTCCTGCGCAAGGTCATCACCGCGCAGGAGGACGAGCGGAAGCGCATCGCCCGGGAGCTGCACGACGAGACCACGCAGAGCCTCGCCGTGCTCGCCATGGGGCTCGAGGCCGCGCAGGACGCGCTCCGGACCGGGCTGACGCCGCGGCTCGACGAGGTGAAGGCGGTGGCCCTGCGCACGCTGGAGGACGTCCATCGCCTCATCCTGGACCTGCGCCCGTCCGTGCTCGACGACCTGGGCCTCTTCTCGGCGATCCAGTGGTACGCCGAGCGGAGCCTCGAGACGCGCGGCATCTCCGTCCGCTGCGAGTTCGGCGAGCTGGACCGCCGCCTGCCGCCCGAGCTCGAGACCGCGCTCTTCCGCATGTGCCAGGAGGCGATGAGCAACGTCGCCCGCCACGCCCAGGCCAGCGCGGTGCTCGTGCAGGTGGGCGTGGAGAACGGCGCCATCCAGATAGACATCGAGGACGACGGCCGGGGCTTCGACGTGGAGGCCGCCGCGCGGCGCGAGGGACGGCGGCCCTGGGGCCTGCTCGGAATCCGCGAGCGAGCGGAGATCCTCGGGGGCTCGGCTCGGATAGACTCGGCGCCGGGTCAGGGGACGCGGGTGCAGGTGCGCGTCCCGCTCCCGCCGGCGGAGCCGGCGCAGGCCGACGGGGCGAAGGAAGGGCGTGGAGGAGTGGTGGCATGA
- a CDS encoding glycine cleavage system protein H: protein MAHDFLSIYPAKLLEYALAVGYLLLFIPFWRYVQGGRLKEATVRVAAPRPVARAAAAVAAGARALRPTAGWFQLPAGVHLHPGHTWARLEDDGLVAVGVDDFAHKLVGPARVELPAVGAIVAQGEPALAMGDQARTVPLLSPIDGTVVAVNAKIRDGKEPLEDPYGAGWLFKVKAPRLAANLRQLLTDGPARHFVEDAGERLALRMSPELAHVLQDGGAPIHGIAHALAGDDWERLAREHFLT from the coding sequence ATGGCCCATGACTTCCTGAGCATCTACCCCGCCAAGCTCCTCGAGTACGCCCTCGCAGTCGGCTACCTGCTCCTCTTCATCCCCTTCTGGCGCTACGTCCAGGGCGGGCGGTTGAAGGAGGCCACCGTCCGCGTCGCCGCGCCGCGCCCCGTCGCGCGCGCCGCCGCCGCGGTCGCCGCCGGCGCCCGGGCGCTGCGGCCCACCGCCGGGTGGTTCCAGCTGCCCGCCGGCGTCCACCTGCACCCGGGGCACACCTGGGCGCGGCTCGAGGACGACGGCCTCGTCGCGGTGGGCGTGGACGACTTCGCCCACAAGCTCGTCGGTCCGGCGCGCGTGGAGCTCCCCGCCGTCGGCGCGATCGTCGCGCAGGGCGAGCCCGCCCTGGCGATGGGCGACCAGGCGCGCACGGTCCCGCTCCTCTCCCCGATCGACGGCACCGTGGTCGCCGTGAACGCCAAGATCCGGGACGGCAAGGAGCCCCTCGAGGATCCGTACGGCGCCGGCTGGCTGTTCAAGGTGAAGGCGCCCCGCCTCGCCGCGAACCTCCGCCAGCTCCTGACGGACGGTCCCGCGCGGCACTTCGTGGAGGACGCCGGCGAGCGGCTCGCGCTCCGGATGAGCCCCGAGCTCGCCCACGTCCTGCAGGACGGCGGCGCGCCCATCCACGGCATCGCCCACGCCCTCGCCGGCGACGACTGGGAGCGGCTCGCCCGCGAGCACTTCCTCACCTAG
- a CDS encoding cytochrome c3 family protein, producing MKRFLLPLLVAVAASPAWAGIPAESEDCLGCHSDPDQTYDLPSGEKLSLYVNQEVFAKSVHGEMLRCTECHTDKTSDHATGELKFKTRREVTRAYYEQCKGCHFANYTKTLDGVHFAVMAKGNDKAALCVDCHGAHDISRPGQPRARISKMCSGCHASEADVYAKSVHGRAAEGSSDVPVCTDCHRAHDTTDPRDGALAMRTPEICGRCHTDEKLMKKYGLSTKVVDTYLADFHGMAATLQQGQKKGPGVRLAAVCTDCHGVHDIEKADNPNSAVMSSNLQKTCAKCHEGASESFPKAWLSHYEPTPEKAPIVWGVMLFYKLMIPFMVGGLVLQIALHLWRVVVNR from the coding sequence ATGAAGAGATTTCTACTGCCGCTCCTCGTCGCGGTCGCCGCATCCCCGGCCTGGGCCGGGATCCCGGCGGAGTCCGAGGACTGTCTCGGCTGCCACAGCGACCCGGATCAGACGTACGACCTACCGAGCGGCGAGAAGCTGTCGCTCTACGTGAACCAGGAGGTGTTCGCCAAGTCGGTGCACGGCGAGATGCTCCGGTGCACGGAATGTCACACCGACAAGACGAGCGACCACGCGACCGGCGAGCTCAAGTTCAAGACCCGCCGGGAGGTGACCCGCGCGTATTACGAGCAGTGCAAGGGCTGCCACTTCGCGAACTACACGAAGACGCTCGACGGCGTTCACTTCGCGGTGATGGCGAAGGGCAACGACAAGGCCGCGCTCTGCGTCGACTGCCACGGGGCGCACGACATCTCCCGCCCCGGCCAGCCGCGCGCGCGCATCTCGAAGATGTGCTCCGGCTGCCACGCCTCCGAGGCGGACGTCTACGCGAAGAGCGTGCACGGCCGCGCGGCGGAGGGGAGCTCGGACGTGCCGGTGTGCACCGACTGCCACCGCGCGCACGACACCACCGACCCGCGCGACGGGGCGCTCGCGATGCGCACCCCCGAGATCTGCGGGCGCTGCCACACCGACGAGAAGCTCATGAAGAAGTACGGGCTCTCGACCAAGGTCGTGGACACCTACCTCGCCGACTTCCACGGCATGGCCGCGACGCTCCAGCAGGGCCAGAAGAAGGGCCCGGGCGTCCGCCTCGCCGCCGTCTGCACCGACTGCCACGGGGTGCACGACATCGAGAAGGCCGACAACCCGAACTCCGCCGTGATGTCGTCGAACCTCCAGAAGACCTGCGCGAAGTGCCACGAGGGCGCGAGCGAGAGCTTCCCGAAGGCGTGGCTCTCGCACTACGAGCCGACTCCGGAGAAGGCGCCGATCGTCTGGGGCGTGATGCTCTTCTACAAGCTGATGATCCCGTTCATGGTGGGCGGGCTCGTGCTGCAGATCGCGCTGCACCTCTGGCGCGTCGTGGTGAATCGATGA
- a CDS encoding M56 family metallopeptidase, producing MESATWADILAQAIFHTLVASLLVEALVRSWGVREPRQRMALRLTALGYPLVLFPALVALFPGRAGEGFREDLAIFDARSWEAVRLLGVGLYWWWLAAFAAVGAALFFMDLLPVLRGRGRRAPEGQLPGAESAAVLDAELPRAAAALGIPEPPVVFLDRDLPVLFCTGVRRPALVVSRGTLARLDRDELRAALAHELAHVAGRDPLKSWILMGLRALMFWNPAFQVVSRALARDAEWLADERGAAACGDRVALASGLLKLHRATGGAAVPRTLPFAAALAEPLARVRSHDIEVRCRRLLDGAPARLPYGGARVALAGAGLTALLFFVV from the coding sequence GTGGAAAGCGCGACGTGGGCTGACATCCTGGCGCAGGCCATCTTCCACACCCTGGTCGCCTCGCTGCTCGTGGAGGCGCTGGTGCGGAGCTGGGGCGTGCGCGAACCTCGCCAGCGGATGGCCCTGCGCCTCACGGCGCTGGGCTATCCGCTGGTGCTGTTTCCGGCGCTCGTGGCGCTGTTCCCGGGCCGCGCCGGCGAGGGCTTCCGCGAGGACCTCGCGATCTTCGACGCGCGGAGCTGGGAGGCCGTCCGCCTCCTCGGCGTCGGCCTCTACTGGTGGTGGCTCGCCGCGTTCGCGGCGGTGGGGGCGGCGCTGTTCTTCATGGACCTCCTCCCCGTGCTGCGCGGGCGTGGGCGCCGCGCTCCGGAGGGCCAGCTGCCCGGCGCGGAGAGCGCGGCCGTGCTTGACGCGGAGCTGCCGCGCGCCGCCGCCGCGCTCGGCATCCCGGAGCCTCCGGTGGTGTTCCTCGACCGCGACCTGCCGGTGCTCTTCTGCACCGGCGTGCGGCGCCCGGCCCTCGTGGTGTCTCGCGGAACGCTGGCGCGGCTCGATCGGGACGAGCTGCGCGCGGCGCTCGCGCACGAGCTCGCGCACGTCGCCGGGCGCGATCCGCTGAAGAGCTGGATCCTCATGGGGCTGCGGGCGCTCATGTTCTGGAACCCGGCGTTCCAGGTGGTGTCGCGCGCCCTGGCCCGCGACGCCGAGTGGCTCGCCGACGAGCGCGGCGCGGCCGCGTGCGGCGACCGGGTGGCGCTCGCGAGCGGGCTCCTCAAGCTCCACCGGGCCACGGGCGGCGCCGCGGTGCCCCGCACGCTCCCCTTCGCCGCCGCGCTCGCCGAGCCGCTGGCGCGGGTGCGATCGCACGACATCGAGGTCCGCTGCCGGCGGCTGCTCGACGGCGCGCCCGCCCGGCTCCCGTACGGCGGCGCACGGGTCGCGCTGGCGGGCGCGGGCCTCACGGCGCTGCTGTTCTTCGTGGTATGA
- a CDS encoding cytochrome c3 family protein, giving the protein MTTTKLMRIGAVVGALLAGGALAGDLPRLPQALPLPQGAESPGEVTFRHDSHVDSAKPACASCHPRLFSILGRSAERRDRVVKHAAMEKGESCGACHGKQAFGFDDCTMCHAQ; this is encoded by the coding sequence ATGACGACGACGAAGCTCATGAGGATCGGCGCGGTGGTCGGGGCGCTCCTCGCCGGCGGTGCGCTGGCCGGTGACCTGCCGAGGCTGCCGCAGGCGCTGCCCCTGCCGCAGGGGGCGGAGAGCCCGGGGGAGGTGACCTTCCGGCACGACAGTCACGTCGACTCGGCGAAGCCGGCGTGCGCGAGCTGCCACCCGAGGCTGTTCAGCATCCTCGGCCGCTCGGCCGAGCGCCGCGACCGCGTGGTGAAGCACGCGGCGATGGAGAAGGGGGAGAGCTGTGGCGCGTGCCACGGGAAGCAGGCGTTCGGGTTCGACGACTGCACCATGTGCCACGCGCAGTGA
- a CDS encoding formate dehydrogenase subunit gamma — MSNYIVRFSLKQRIEHFVTMTTFAALCLTGLPQKFYTTGWAHSFVGFFGGIDNTRWIHRWFGILLAISTVVHFASGIAAILSRKIGFSMVPTKKDFEDAIQQLRYYLGMTNEHPQYDRFTYKEKFEYWGLVAGNVIMVVTGFMLFFPVKAAMLIPGEIIPAAKVAHSNEGLMAFFVITIWHIFNAHLNPDVFPFDASIFTGKVSRERYLHEHPLELARLEGGLPPDAHGHSAHGHASPGHGGKRDVG, encoded by the coding sequence ATGAGCAACTACATCGTCCGTTTCAGCCTCAAGCAGCGGATCGAGCACTTCGTCACGATGACGACGTTCGCGGCCCTCTGCCTCACGGGGCTGCCGCAGAAGTTCTACACGACGGGGTGGGCGCACTCCTTCGTCGGCTTCTTCGGCGGCATCGACAACACCCGCTGGATCCACCGCTGGTTCGGGATCCTGCTCGCCATCTCCACGGTGGTGCACTTCGCGAGCGGGATCGCCGCGATCCTCTCGCGCAAGATCGGCTTCTCGATGGTCCCGACGAAGAAGGACTTCGAGGACGCCATCCAGCAGCTCCGGTACTACCTGGGCATGACGAACGAGCATCCCCAGTACGATCGCTTCACCTACAAGGAGAAGTTCGAGTACTGGGGCCTCGTCGCCGGCAACGTGATCATGGTCGTCACCGGGTTCATGCTCTTCTTCCCGGTGAAGGCCGCCATGCTGATCCCGGGCGAGATCATCCCCGCCGCCAAGGTGGCCCACTCCAACGAAGGGCTGATGGCGTTCTTCGTCATCACCATCTGGCACATCTTCAACGCGCACCTGAACCCGGACGTCTTCCCGTTCGACGCGTCCATCTTCACCGGCAAGGTCAGCCGTGAGCGCTACCTGCACGAGCACCCGCTCGAGCTGGCGCGCCTCGAGGGCGGGCTGCCGCCGGACGCGCACGGCCACTCCGCGCACGGGCACGCGTCCCCCGGCCACGGTGGAAAGCGCGACGTGGGCTGA
- the nrfD gene encoding NrfD/PsrC family molybdoenzyme membrane anchor subunit, producing MASVQAGAVTAQQSFVREKILLGMGWREYARSCCTKGNAIAAAILVVGLPIFVYRFIAGLGATTALSQTAPWGLWIGFDMMTGIALAAGGFTIGATVQIFGLEEYHPIERPAILTAFLGYVMAVIGLLADLGRPWNIVMAMFNFGTASALFEVAWCVMCYTTVLLLEFTVPAFEWLGWRKLHAVMRKALIGLTVLSVMFSTMHQSALGSLFLLAPTKLHPLWYTPFIFVFFFISAIIAGISMVIVESMLSHRAFHSQVAGNHVDMDKLTLGLGKAGALVMFAYFFLKLQGVIDGHAWGYLPTAYGALFLVETVGFVLVPAFLFAYGARNAKVKLVRAAGVMGVLGVILNRLNVSIVAFNWNQPVRYVPSASEVIVSITLVTIGVLAFRWIVNRMPILREDPRFAAGHH from the coding sequence ATGGCTAGCGTCCAGGCCGGCGCCGTCACCGCCCAGCAGTCGTTCGTCCGCGAGAAGATCCTGCTCGGCATGGGGTGGCGCGAGTACGCCCGCTCCTGCTGCACCAAGGGGAACGCCATCGCCGCGGCGATCCTCGTGGTCGGCTTGCCGATCTTCGTCTACCGCTTCATCGCCGGGCTCGGCGCCACCACGGCCCTCTCCCAGACCGCCCCCTGGGGCCTGTGGATCGGGTTCGACATGATGACCGGCATCGCGCTCGCCGCGGGCGGGTTCACCATCGGCGCGACCGTCCAGATCTTCGGCCTCGAGGAGTACCACCCCATCGAGCGGCCGGCGATCCTCACGGCGTTCCTCGGCTACGTGATGGCGGTGATCGGGCTGCTCGCCGACCTCGGCCGCCCCTGGAACATCGTGATGGCGATGTTCAACTTCGGCACCGCCTCGGCGCTGTTCGAGGTCGCCTGGTGCGTCATGTGCTACACGACCGTGCTCCTGCTGGAGTTCACGGTCCCGGCCTTCGAGTGGCTCGGCTGGAGGAAGCTCCACGCGGTGATGCGCAAGGCGCTCATCGGGCTCACGGTCCTGTCCGTGATGTTCTCGACCATGCACCAGAGCGCGCTCGGCTCGCTGTTCCTGCTCGCGCCGACGAAGCTCCATCCGCTCTGGTACACGCCCTTCATCTTCGTCTTCTTCTTCATCTCCGCGATCATCGCGGGCATCTCGATGGTCATCGTCGAGTCGATGCTGTCGCACCGCGCGTTCCACTCGCAGGTCGCGGGCAACCACGTCGACATGGACAAGCTGACGCTCGGGCTCGGGAAGGCGGGGGCGCTCGTCATGTTCGCCTACTTCTTCCTGAAGCTGCAGGGGGTCATCGACGGGCACGCCTGGGGCTACCTGCCCACCGCCTACGGCGCGCTCTTCCTGGTCGAGACGGTCGGGTTCGTGCTCGTGCCGGCGTTCCTCTTCGCCTACGGCGCCCGCAACGCCAAGGTGAAGCTGGTCCGCGCGGCCGGCGTGATGGGGGTCCTCGGGGTCATCCTGAACCGCCTCAACGTCTCGATCGTCGCCTTCAACTGGAACCAGCCGGTCCGCTACGTGCCGAGCGCGAGCGAGGTGATCGTCTCGATCACCCTCGTCACCATCGGCGTGCTGGCGTTCCGGTGGATCGTGAACCGCATGCCCATCCTCCGCGAAGACCCACGCTTCGCGGCCGGGCATCACTGA
- a CDS encoding DUF6311 domain-containing protein, whose product MRDASEMAPGEPPLAAGDRAGTPGSPALARVARAHGPALGAALAGVVWLALQVGLDAVDPRNVGWLMHGDWAANHLGWLFFRSAPFSLPLGANPLYPYPVGSTLGFTDSIPLVAIALRPVASVLPQDFQYVGAWLLAAFALQGFVGAKLVKLATPNAAAQALGGALFALAPPLLHRLVGPLTGHASLCAHWIVLVALWLALAPVDPARIRARLLAALLLVGGAAGVHPYFVVMTAALAAALVVRLAAVERRGVALLAGGLAAAALAAGAGLALFGFVGNGVRSKAEGFGYFSSDLATLVNPMGWSRALASLPVRAGQYEGFGYLGGGVLLLAATAIVLALVPRGARPSTGAFARAAPVAAVAVLLFAFALSDAISWGGERIAKVGLYALVPALGGTFRSSGRFVWPVHYVVLLGAIALLAAALRSRPRVLVAVLAIALGVQAADVAPPVPVRLGAEPWRPPGSDVWGLARGAYRHLAMYPPYLIAGGEPVAEQPDGCGPPIWPWDAQVGLAHVAYRLGATFNGSYAARLDPERAASSCQELYGAVARGQLDGATIYVVHAQALAPFRRAGASCGVVDGAPVCVSGERNDPFAQAVRLSPLP is encoded by the coding sequence GTGAGAGACGCCTCCGAGATGGCTCCGGGCGAGCCCCCGCTCGCCGCCGGCGACCGCGCCGGAACACCTGGCTCGCCCGCGCTCGCCCGCGTCGCGCGCGCGCACGGTCCCGCGCTCGGGGCGGCCCTCGCCGGCGTGGTCTGGCTGGCGTTGCAGGTGGGGCTCGACGCCGTCGATCCGAGGAACGTCGGCTGGCTCATGCACGGCGACTGGGCCGCCAACCACCTCGGCTGGCTGTTCTTCCGGTCGGCGCCGTTCTCGCTGCCGCTGGGCGCCAACCCGCTGTACCCGTACCCCGTCGGCTCGACGCTCGGCTTCACCGACTCGATCCCCCTGGTGGCGATCGCGCTGCGTCCCGTCGCGTCCGTGCTTCCGCAGGACTTCCAGTACGTCGGGGCCTGGCTCCTCGCAGCGTTCGCGCTGCAGGGCTTCGTCGGCGCGAAGCTCGTGAAGCTCGCGACCCCGAACGCCGCGGCGCAGGCGCTCGGTGGCGCCCTGTTCGCGCTCGCGCCGCCGCTGCTCCATCGCCTCGTCGGGCCGCTGACCGGCCACGCGAGCCTGTGCGCCCACTGGATCGTGCTCGTCGCGCTGTGGCTCGCCCTCGCGCCCGTGGACCCCGCGCGGATCCGTGCCCGCCTGCTGGCCGCGCTCCTGCTCGTCGGGGGTGCGGCAGGTGTGCACCCGTACTTCGTGGTGATGACCGCCGCGCTCGCGGCCGCGCTGGTCGTCCGGCTCGCGGCCGTCGAGCGGCGTGGCGTCGCGCTTCTCGCGGGCGGCCTCGCCGCCGCCGCGCTGGCGGCCGGCGCCGGGCTCGCCCTCTTCGGCTTCGTCGGCAACGGCGTCCGGTCCAAGGCCGAGGGCTTCGGCTACTTCTCCTCCGACCTCGCCACCCTCGTGAACCCGATGGGCTGGTCGCGCGCCCTCGCGAGCCTTCCGGTTCGGGCCGGTCAGTACGAGGGGTTCGGATATCTGGGGGGCGGGGTCCTGCTGCTGGCGGCCACGGCGATCGTCCTCGCCCTCGTCCCGCGCGGCGCCCGGCCCTCGACCGGCGCCTTCGCGCGCGCGGCGCCGGTCGCCGCCGTGGCGGTGCTCCTGTTCGCGTTCGCCCTCTCCGACGCGATCTCCTGGGGCGGCGAGCGGATCGCGAAGGTCGGGCTGTACGCGCTCGTCCCCGCGCTCGGGGGCACGTTCCGGTCGTCGGGCCGGTTCGTCTGGCCGGTGCACTACGTCGTGCTCCTCGGCGCGATCGCGCTGCTCGCGGCGGCGCTGCGGTCGCGGCCCCGGGTCCTCGTCGCCGTCCTCGCGATCGCGCTCGGGGTGCAGGCGGCGGACGTGGCGCCTCCGGTCCCCGTCCGGCTGGGTGCGGAGCCGTGGCGACCGCCCGGCTCGGACGTCTGGGGGCTCGCGCGCGGCGCTTACCGGCACCTCGCGATGTATCCGCCCTACCTCATCGCGGGCGGGGAGCCGGTGGCGGAGCAGCCGGACGGGTGCGGGCCGCCGATCTGGCCGTGGGACGCGCAGGTCGGCCTCGCGCACGTCGCCTACCGGCTCGGGGCCACCTTCAACGGATCGTACGCCGCGCGGCTAGACCCCGAGCGCGCGGCCTCCTCCTGTCAGGAGCTGTACGGCGCGGTGGCCCGGGGGCAGCTCGACGGCGCGACGATCTACGTCGTGCATGCGCAGGCCCTCGCGCCGTTCCGCCGCGCCGGCGCGAGCTGCGGGGTCGTGGACGGCGCGCCGGTGTGCGTGAGCGGCGAGCGCAACGACCCGTTCGCGCAGGCGGTCCGGCTGAGCCCGCTTCCCTGA
- a CDS encoding glycine cleavage system protein H has product MSAVIEVLQSAGVFLGGILARFGVFLAMIALFAVPALALALAMRAVERRRERRLGLHSVGGVLFRPGLVYAPGHTWLQPRIGGALELGVDDLANRLLPAVSAVELPRAGTQVARGETIATISGGGREVRVRAPVPGIIAAVNAAVVRDPGLVKREGYGRGWLVAISPADGSWASLPHGESAESWMRREATRWNRFLEDQLGFAAADGGELVAPAPWLIGDAGWRALAAAFLTV; this is encoded by the coding sequence ATGTCCGCGGTGATCGAGGTCCTCCAGTCGGCCGGCGTGTTCCTCGGAGGCATCCTGGCGCGGTTCGGCGTGTTCCTCGCCATGATCGCGCTCTTCGCCGTCCCCGCGCTCGCGCTGGCGCTCGCGATGCGCGCCGTCGAGCGGCGACGCGAGCGGCGGCTCGGGCTGCACAGCGTAGGCGGCGTCCTCTTCCGTCCCGGGCTCGTCTACGCCCCCGGTCACACCTGGCTGCAGCCGCGGATCGGCGGCGCCCTGGAGCTGGGGGTGGACGACCTGGCCAATCGGCTCCTCCCGGCCGTGTCCGCGGTCGAGCTGCCGCGCGCCGGGACGCAGGTCGCCCGCGGCGAGACCATCGCCACGATCTCCGGAGGTGGCCGCGAGGTGCGCGTCCGGGCACCCGTACCCGGAATCATCGCCGCCGTGAACGCGGCGGTCGTGCGGGATCCCGGGCTGGTGAAGCGCGAAGGGTACGGCCGCGGATGGCTCGTCGCGATCTCGCCGGCAGACGGGTCGTGGGCGTCGCTCCCGCACGGAGAATCGGCGGAGAGCTGGATGCGGCGAGAGGCCACGCGCTGGAATCGCTTCCTCGAGGACCAGCTCGGCTTCGCCGCGGCCGACGGTGGCGAGCTCGTGGCACCTGCGCCCTGGCTGATCGGAGACGCGGGGTGGCGCGCGCTGGCGGCGGCGTTCCTCACGGTGTGA
- a CDS encoding 4Fe-4S dicluster domain-containing protein, whose amino-acid sequence MSIGRREFIKIAAVTAGAAGAGSASAATPHAEGTDGPGVLVDTTLCVGCRACEAACAEKNELPTPPESDDVMLQRRDTAPQVFTVVNRAEKDDGTVRFAKKQCMHCLAPGCASACPVRAMDKSPEGPVVYDPSKCMGCRYCMVACPFDVPKYEYDSWKPRVRKCSFCADRQAKGLKPACTEVCPSGALTFGRRSELLELAKTRIYTNPGKYVPHVYGEHEAGGTSWLYITDLDLEKLAFRADVPEKDIPSHVSGALSAPPFVMTLWPPLLMGLYVFSRRKNGAEGEEHGKEDHHG is encoded by the coding sequence ATGAGCATCGGACGCAGAGAGTTCATCAAGATCGCCGCAGTGACGGCAGGGGCCGCGGGCGCCGGTTCGGCGTCGGCGGCCACGCCGCACGCAGAGGGGACGGACGGGCCGGGCGTGCTCGTCGACACGACCCTCTGCGTCGGCTGCCGCGCCTGCGAGGCCGCGTGCGCCGAGAAGAACGAGCTCCCGACGCCGCCCGAGAGCGACGACGTGATGCTGCAGCGGCGGGACACCGCGCCGCAGGTCTTCACCGTCGTGAACCGCGCCGAGAAGGACGACGGCACGGTCCGCTTCGCCAAGAAGCAGTGCATGCACTGCCTCGCCCCCGGGTGCGCCTCGGCGTGCCCGGTCCGCGCGATGGACAAGTCGCCGGAGGGCCCGGTGGTGTACGACCCGTCGAAGTGCATGGGCTGCCGCTACTGCATGGTCGCGTGCCCCTTCGACGTGCCGAAGTACGAGTACGACAGCTGGAAGCCGCGCGTGCGGAAGTGCTCGTTCTGCGCGGACCGCCAGGCGAAGGGCCTGAAGCCCGCGTGCACCGAGGTCTGCCCCTCCGGCGCGCTGACCTTCGGCCGCCGCTCCGAGCTGCTCGAGCTCGCGAAGACCCGCATCTACACGAACCCCGGCAAGTACGTGCCGCACGTCTACGGCGAGCACGAGGCCGGTGGCACGAGCTGGCTCTACATCACCGACCTCGACCTCGAGAAGCTCGCGTTCCGCGCCGACGTGCCGGAGAAGGACATCCCCAGCCACGTCTCCGGCGCGCTGAGCGCCCCGCCGTTCGTGATGACCCTGTGGCCCCCGCTCTTGATGGGGCTCTACGTGTTCTCGCGGCGCAAGAACGGGGCCGAGGGCGAGGAGCACGGGAAGGAGGACCACCATGGCTAG